One part of the Segnochrobactrum spirostomi genome encodes these proteins:
- the hemJ gene encoding protoporphyrinogen oxidase HemJ: MSDLYGWLKILHILSLIAWMAAMFYLPRLMVYHADAAPGSDKAETFKVMERRLLKAIATPAMIATWVFGLLLAWQGGWFVSGWLHAKLLLVLILSGVHGYLAGAVRRFAADANTKSARFYRILNEVPTVLLIGIVILVVLKPF, from the coding sequence ATGAGCGATCTCTACGGCTGGCTCAAGATCCTGCACATCCTCTCGCTGATCGCGTGGATGGCGGCGATGTTCTATCTCCCGCGCCTGATGGTCTACCACGCCGATGCCGCGCCGGGCTCGGACAAGGCCGAGACCTTCAAGGTGATGGAACGCCGCCTCCTCAAGGCGATCGCGACGCCGGCGATGATCGCGACCTGGGTCTTCGGTCTCCTCCTCGCTTGGCAGGGCGGCTGGTTCGTGTCCGGATGGCTCCACGCCAAGTTGCTCTTGGTGCTGATCCTGTCGGGTGTGCACGGCTATCTCGCCGGGGCGGTGCGCCGGTTCGCGGCCGACGCGAACACCAAATCCGCCCGATTCTATCGAATTCTCAACGAGGTTCCGACGGTCCTCCTGATCGGCATCGTGATCCTCGTCGTGCTGAAGCCGTTCTGA
- the hemE gene encoding uroporphyrinogen decarboxylase — MGGKSAVPESRPTVPLLEALKGGHSRVPPMWLMRQAGRYLPEYRAIREKAKSFLDFCYQPELATEATLQPIRRFGFDAAIIFSDILVIPDALGQPVKFVEGEGPRLEPLPLGAVSGLDRGRLTPHLEPVYTALREVRSALAPETALIGFAGAPWTLATYMVAGRGTPDQAFVRKAAYAEPERFQTLIDVLVEAVSEHLVNQAKAGADALQIFDSWAGNLDGDAFMRWTVAPIAEIVRRVKAAAPGVPIIGFPRGGGTRLMAFARETGVDAVGLDWTVSLNTAAVLQHSVPVQGNLDPLRLVVGGRALDEALDEIMTALAGGSFVFNLGHGILPETPIAHVERMIARVRRGQQ, encoded by the coding sequence ATGGGTGGAAAGTCCGCCGTCCCTGAGAGCCGGCCGACAGTCCCGCTCCTCGAGGCTCTGAAGGGGGGACATAGCCGTGTGCCGCCGATGTGGCTGATGCGCCAGGCGGGTCGTTATCTCCCGGAATATCGGGCGATCCGGGAAAAGGCGAAGAGCTTCCTCGATTTCTGCTACCAGCCTGAGCTCGCCACCGAGGCGACGCTCCAGCCGATCCGCCGTTTTGGTTTCGATGCGGCGATCATCTTCTCCGACATCCTGGTCATCCCGGATGCCCTCGGGCAGCCCGTCAAGTTCGTCGAGGGCGAAGGCCCCCGGCTCGAGCCGCTGCCGCTCGGGGCAGTGAGTGGGCTCGACCGCGGGCGGCTCACCCCGCATCTCGAACCGGTCTACACGGCGCTCCGGGAGGTCAGGAGCGCCCTGGCGCCCGAGACGGCTCTCATCGGCTTCGCCGGGGCGCCGTGGACGCTGGCGACTTACATGGTGGCCGGGAGAGGCACACCCGACCAGGCTTTCGTCCGCAAGGCGGCCTATGCCGAGCCGGAGCGCTTCCAGACCTTGATCGACGTCCTCGTCGAGGCGGTGTCCGAGCACCTCGTCAACCAGGCGAAGGCCGGGGCGGATGCTCTGCAGATCTTCGACAGTTGGGCGGGCAATCTCGACGGCGACGCGTTCATGCGCTGGACGGTTGCGCCGATCGCCGAAATCGTGCGCCGCGTGAAGGCGGCCGCGCCCGGGGTGCCGATCATCGGCTTTCCACGCGGCGGCGGCACCCGGCTGATGGCGTTCGCCCGGGAAACCGGCGTCGATGCCGTCGGGCTCGACTGGACGGTGTCCCTCAACACGGCCGCTGTGCTCCAGCACTCGGTGCCTGTGCAGGGCAATCTCGATCCGCTGCGGCTCGTCGTCGGCGGCCGCGCGCTCGACGAAGCGCTGGACGAGATCATGACGGCGCTTGCCGGAGGGTCCTTCGTGTTCAATCTCGGTCACGGCATCCTGCCGGAGACGCCGATCGCCCACGTCGAGCGGATGATCGCGCGGGTCCGGCGCGGTCAGCAATGA
- a CDS encoding pyruvate, water dikinase regulatory protein: MSTRVHSAVDDDEENAVPTFFHLHLVSDSTGETLSMVARATVARYDDVEAIEHFYPLVRSDKQLDRVLADIEASPGMVLYTMINPEMTERLVRTCRDLGLPCADVLDPVIRMFQSYLNMPQMPRVGGQHQLDADYFKRIDALNFVLMHDDGALPEDLEEAEVVLVGVSRTSKTPTSIYLANRGVKATNIPIVPAIPLPPKLFRAKRPLVVGLIASPERIAQIREHRLLTLNADPRSTSYVDRHAIAEEVALTRRLCSEHGWPIIDVTRRSIEETAAAIIALLKEHRVRLAALAETGR; this comes from the coding sequence ATGTCCACGCGCGTCCACAGCGCTGTGGATGATGACGAGGAGAACGCCGTGCCGACCTTCTTCCATCTGCATCTCGTGTCGGATTCGACGGGCGAGACGCTGAGCATGGTGGCGCGTGCGACGGTCGCCCGCTACGACGACGTCGAGGCGATCGAGCATTTCTATCCGCTGGTGCGCTCCGACAAGCAGCTCGACCGCGTGCTGGCCGATATCGAGGCCTCACCCGGCATGGTGCTTTATACCATGATCAATCCGGAGATGACGGAACGGCTGGTGCGGACCTGCCGCGATCTCGGCCTGCCGTGCGCCGACGTGCTCGATCCGGTAATCCGCATGTTTCAGTCCTATCTGAATATGCCGCAGATGCCCCGGGTCGGAGGCCAGCATCAGCTCGACGCGGATTATTTCAAGCGAATCGACGCCCTCAATTTCGTGCTGATGCACGATGACGGGGCGCTTCCCGAGGATCTCGAGGAGGCGGAGGTCGTCCTCGTCGGAGTGAGCCGGACATCGAAGACGCCGACGTCGATCTATCTCGCGAACCGCGGCGTCAAGGCGACCAACATCCCGATCGTGCCGGCGATCCCGTTGCCGCCCAAGCTCTTCCGCGCCAAGCGGCCGCTCGTCGTCGGCCTCATCGCGAGCCCGGAGCGCATCGCGCAGATCCGCGAACACCGGCTTTTGACTCTGAACGCCGACCCGCGTTCAACGAGTTATGTCGATCGCCACGCCATCGCCGAGGAGGTTGCCCTGACCCGCCGGCTGTGTAGCGAACACGGCTGGCCGATCATCGACGTCACCCGCCGCTCGATCGAGGAGACGGCGGCCGCCATCATCGCCCTGCTCAAGGAACATCGCGTCCGTCTTGCCGCCCTGGCCGAGACCGGGCGATAA
- a CDS encoding Maf family protein, whose amino-acid sequence MRPIVLASRSSARGRLLAEAGIAFEAEPADLDERVLELPLLASGSAPDTIALRLAEEKALAVARRRSDALVIGCDQTLDLEGHRFNKAESREAAADQLRALRGKTHALHSAVVIVEDGAVTWSHVSTAKLTMRPFSEDFLADYLDRVGDSVLGSVGAYQLEGFGVQLFSAIDGDFFTILGLPMLPLAERLRATGNLRA is encoded by the coding sequence ATCCGTCCGATCGTTCTCGCCTCGCGGTCGAGCGCCCGAGGCCGTCTCCTTGCCGAAGCCGGCATCGCCTTCGAGGCGGAGCCCGCCGACCTCGATGAACGCGTGCTCGAACTGCCGCTCCTGGCGTCTGGATCGGCGCCCGACACCATCGCCCTGCGTCTCGCCGAGGAGAAGGCCCTCGCCGTCGCCCGCCGCCGATCCGATGCGCTCGTGATCGGCTGCGATCAGACCCTCGATCTCGAAGGCCACCGCTTCAACAAGGCGGAGAGCCGCGAGGCGGCCGCCGACCAGCTCCGGGCGTTGCGCGGCAAGACCCACGCGCTCCATTCGGCGGTCGTCATCGTCGAAGACGGGGCCGTGACGTGGAGCCACGTCTCGACGGCGAAACTCACCATGCGCCCCTTCAGCGAGGACTTCCTCGCCGATTATCTCGACCGGGTCGGCGACAGCGTGCTCGGCAGTGTCGGCGCCTATCAGCTCGAGGGGTTCGGCGTGCAGCTCTTCAGCGCGATCGATGGCGACTTCTTCACCATTCTCGGCTTGCCGATGCTGCCGCTCGCCGAGCGGCTGCGCGCCACCGGAAATCTGCGCGCATGA
- a CDS encoding shikimate dehydrogenase, which translates to MSGTDAIRSGPRAGVAGWPVAHSRSPIIHGRWLAKHGIAGSYERVPVAPDGAEAFFATLARGDFAGLNVTVPHKELAARACDALEPVAAALGAANTLWVENGRLYGTNTDVEGFLANLDEGAPGWDADPGPAIVLGAGGAARAVIHGLASRGFAPIAIVNRTLDRAALLTGLAPVASAHGYEDLPKLLETARFVVNTTSLGMNGSPPLDIDLTPLDPAALVTDIVYVPLETPLLALARARGNPVVDGLGMLLHQAVPGFERWFGVRPTVDAALRAEVLATFA; encoded by the coding sequence ATGAGCGGGACCGATGCCATCCGGAGCGGACCGCGCGCCGGCGTCGCCGGATGGCCGGTCGCCCATTCGCGTTCGCCCATCATCCACGGCCGTTGGCTCGCGAAGCACGGAATCGCCGGATCGTATGAGCGGGTGCCAGTCGCCCCCGACGGGGCGGAGGCCTTCTTCGCGACCCTCGCGCGGGGCGACTTCGCCGGGCTCAACGTCACGGTGCCCCACAAGGAGCTCGCCGCCCGCGCCTGCGACGCGCTCGAACCCGTCGCCGCCGCGCTCGGCGCGGCGAATACGCTCTGGGTGGAGAACGGCCGGCTCTACGGCACCAACACCGACGTGGAAGGCTTCCTCGCCAATCTCGACGAGGGCGCGCCCGGGTGGGATGCCGATCCCGGCCCGGCCATTGTGCTCGGCGCCGGCGGCGCGGCGCGGGCGGTGATCCACGGCCTCGCCTCGCGAGGCTTTGCGCCGATCGCGATCGTCAACCGCACGCTCGACCGCGCAGCGCTCCTGACCGGCTTGGCGCCGGTCGCCTCCGCCCATGGTTACGAAGACCTGCCGAAGCTCCTCGAGACGGCGCGGTTCGTCGTCAACACGACGTCCCTCGGCATGAACGGCTCGCCGCCGCTCGACATCGACCTCACGCCCCTCGATCCGGCGGCGCTCGTCACCGATATCGTCTATGTGCCGCTCGAGACGCCGCTGCTCGCCCTGGCTCGGGCGCGGGGAAACCCAGTGGTGGATGGGCTCGGCATGCTGCTGCATCAGGCGGTGCCGGGCTTCGAGCGCTGGTTCGGGGTACGGCCGACCGTCGACGCCGCCTTGCGGGCCGAGGTTCTCGCGACCTTCGCCTGA
- the coaE gene encoding dephospho-CoA kinase (Dephospho-CoA kinase (CoaE) performs the final step in coenzyme A biosynthesis.), producing the protein MIVLGLTGSVGMGKSTVAGMIRARGVPVNDADAVVHRLYAGAAVPLIEAAFPGTVVDGVVDRGTLGRLVFGDDAAMKRLEALVHPLVARAEIDFLAAARATGHRVVVLDIPLLFEIRAEGRVDAIATVSAPAAVQRDRVLRRPGMTAERLAAVLARQMPDDEKRRRSHFVVDTSGPLEATRRQVAALLRTLAGMQGKRRRDALPGVAPAPTTAAPGR; encoded by the coding sequence ATGATCGTTCTCGGCCTCACCGGTTCGGTCGGCATGGGCAAGTCTACGGTCGCCGGCATGATCCGTGCCCGCGGCGTCCCGGTGAACGACGCCGATGCGGTGGTGCATCGGCTCTATGCAGGCGCCGCCGTGCCGCTGATCGAGGCCGCCTTTCCCGGGACGGTGGTCGACGGTGTCGTCGATCGGGGGACGCTCGGCCGGCTCGTGTTCGGCGACGACGCGGCGATGAAACGGCTCGAGGCGCTCGTCCACCCGCTGGTCGCGAGGGCCGAGATCGATTTTCTCGCCGCTGCCCGCGCCACCGGCCATCGCGTCGTCGTGCTCGACATTCCGCTTCTGTTCGAGATCCGGGCCGAGGGCCGCGTCGATGCGATCGCCACCGTCTCCGCCCCGGCAGCGGTGCAGCGCGACCGTGTGCTGCGCCGTCCGGGCATGACCGCGGAGCGCCTCGCCGCCGTGCTCGCCCGCCAGATGCCGGACGACGAGAAGCGCCGACGCAGCCATTTCGTCGTCGACACCAGCGGGCCGCTGGAGGCGACCCGGCGTCAGGTCGCGGCCTTGTTGCGCACGCTCGCCGGAATGCAGGGGAAAAGGCGCCGCGACGCCTTGCCGGGCGTGGCGCCTGCGCCGACAACGGCCGCACCGGGCCGGTGA
- the dnaQ gene encoding DNA polymerase III subunit epsilon → MREIVFDTETTGLNARGGDRLVELGGVELVNGFPTGRSYHAYINPERDMPAEAFAVHGLSGEFLADKPRFAEVADDFLTFLGEATLVIHNADFDMGFINMELGRLGRPAIGADRVIDTLQIARRKHPAGPNSLDALCSRYKIDNSSRTKHGALLDAELLAEVYLELLGGRQAALGLAGESGAPGGGRATGPLKPAHARQRPAPLPSFVTPQEEIAHAAFVATLGEAALWKKYEPA, encoded by the coding sequence ATGCGCGAGATCGTGTTCGACACGGAAACGACGGGGCTCAATGCCCGCGGCGGTGATCGCCTCGTCGAACTCGGCGGCGTCGAACTCGTCAACGGCTTCCCGACCGGCCGCTCCTATCACGCCTACATCAATCCCGAGCGCGACATGCCGGCCGAGGCCTTCGCGGTGCACGGACTGTCGGGCGAATTTCTCGCCGACAAGCCGCGTTTCGCCGAGGTCGCAGACGATTTCCTGACCTTCCTCGGCGAGGCGACCCTCGTCATCCACAATGCCGATTTCGATATGGGCTTCATCAACATGGAGCTCGGGCGGCTCGGCCGGCCGGCCATCGGCGCGGACCGAGTGATCGACACGCTCCAGATCGCGCGACGCAAGCACCCGGCGGGGCCGAACTCCCTCGATGCGCTCTGCTCGCGCTACAAGATCGACAATTCGTCGCGCACCAAGCACGGCGCCTTGCTCGACGCCGAACTCCTTGCCGAGGTCTATCTCGAACTGCTCGGCGGCCGGCAGGCGGCGCTCGGCCTCGCCGGCGAGAGCGGTGCGCCCGGCGGCGGCCGCGCGACGGGCCCGCTCAAGCCGGCTCACGCCCGCCAGCGCCCGGCGCCGCTGCCCTCCTTCGTCACGCCCCAGGAGGAGATCGCCCACGCCGCCTTCGTCGCGACGCTGGGCGAGGCCGCCCTCTGGAAAAAATACGAGCCGGCCTGA
- the secB gene encoding protein-export chaperone SecB, translated as MSDTENGGVTAPPSINVLAQYLKDFSFENPKAPLSLQPRQQAPAITVNVNVNARALSEADIEVTLLLDARAGSEDDVVFHTEIAYAGIFRIQNVPGEHLQPLVMIECPRLLFPFARQIVADATRNGGFPPLLIDPIDFVALYQQNIQRAQAAAVAAGAPN; from the coding sequence ATGAGCGACACCGAGAACGGCGGCGTGACCGCCCCGCCCTCCATCAACGTGCTGGCGCAGTACCTCAAGGATTTCTCGTTCGAGAATCCGAAGGCGCCGCTCTCGCTGCAGCCGCGCCAGCAAGCCCCCGCGATCACGGTCAACGTCAACGTCAATGCCCGCGCCCTCTCCGAGGCGGACATCGAGGTGACGCTGCTGCTCGACGCTCGCGCCGGCTCGGAAGACGACGTCGTGTTCCACACCGAGATCGCCTATGCCGGCATCTTCCGCATCCAGAACGTGCCGGGGGAACACCTCCAGCCGCTCGTCATGATCGAGTGCCCGCGTCTTCTGTTCCCGTTCGCGCGTCAGATCGTCGCGGACGCGACCCGCAACGGCGGTTTCCCCCCGCTCCTGATCGATCCGATCGATTTCGTCGCGCTCTATCAGCAGAACATCCAGCGCGCCCAGGCGGCCGCCGTCGCCGCCGGCGCCCCGAACTGA
- a CDS encoding FxsA family protein, with the protein MRPIPFLPVVLFGLPILEIAVFILVGREIGVLPTLALVILSGFVGLSLLRSQGLDILRQIQAELDAGRMPGEAVFHGALVVAAGLLLILPGFVSDIVGIALFLPPVRAAIWRMLRRRVEVVVMETRAPRQDGYDRPVVDLDAEDYGRRDGGAPGTPWRRLPPN; encoded by the coding sequence ATGCGCCCGATCCCTTTCCTGCCCGTTGTTCTGTTCGGGTTGCCGATCCTCGAGATCGCCGTGTTCATCCTGGTCGGGCGGGAGATCGGCGTTCTGCCGACGCTCGCGCTCGTCATCCTGTCGGGCTTCGTCGGCCTCAGCCTCCTGAGGTCCCAGGGGCTCGATATCCTGCGGCAGATCCAGGCCGAACTCGACGCGGGACGGATGCCCGGCGAGGCCGTGTTCCACGGAGCGCTGGTGGTCGCCGCCGGTCTTCTCCTCATCCTCCCCGGCTTCGTCAGCGACATCGTCGGCATCGCCCTGTTTCTGCCGCCGGTTCGCGCCGCGATCTGGCGGATGCTGCGCCGGCGCGTCGAGGTCGTCGTCATGGAAACGAGGGCGCCACGCCAGGATGGCTACGACCGCCCGGTGGTCGATCTCGATGCGGAGGATTATGGGCGGCGCGACGGCGGCGCGCCCGGCACGCCCTGGCGGCGCCTGCCGCCGAACTGA
- a CDS encoding Tim44/TimA family putative adaptor protein encodes MGEIFDIYNIIFLVLAVVILLRLRSVLGRRTGNERPPVDPFARRQTGPAPGQSPNQAPANDAAPAPRDGVVTQFPTARQPEAPEVSGREAGEKIARMASEGTPLRTGLEAILASDPAFDPDRFVTGAKMAYEMIVTAFAAGDRKALKPLLAREVFDGFAGVIADRESRGEKVEQTFVGIGKAEIVDAALKDGTAHVTVLFKSQLISVTRAKDDTIVAGDPASVNDIADRWTFARDVSQRDPNWKLVATESLE; translated from the coding sequence ATGGGTGAGATCTTCGACATCTACAACATCATCTTCCTGGTGCTGGCGGTCGTGATCCTGCTCAGGCTCCGGAGCGTACTCGGCCGTCGGACCGGGAACGAGCGGCCGCCTGTCGATCCCTTCGCGCGCCGCCAGACCGGGCCAGCGCCGGGCCAGTCTCCGAACCAGGCGCCGGCGAACGATGCGGCGCCAGCGCCGCGCGATGGCGTCGTCACGCAGTTCCCGACGGCCCGTCAGCCCGAGGCCCCGGAAGTTTCCGGCCGCGAGGCGGGCGAGAAGATCGCGCGCATGGCATCGGAGGGCACGCCGCTGCGCACAGGTCTCGAGGCGATCCTCGCCTCCGATCCCGCATTCGATCCCGATCGCTTCGTCACCGGTGCGAAGATGGCCTACGAGATGATCGTGACCGCCTTCGCCGCAGGCGACCGCAAGGCGCTCAAACCACTCCTCGCCCGAGAGGTGTTCGACGGCTTCGCCGGGGTGATCGCCGACCGCGAATCGCGCGGCGAAAAGGTCGAGCAGACCTTCGTCGGCATCGGGAAGGCGGAGATCGTGGACGCCGCCCTGAAGGACGGCACTGCCCACGTCACGGTGCTCTTCAAGAGCCAGCTCATCTCCGTGACACGCGCCAAGGACGACACCATCGTCGCCGGCGACCCGGCGAGCGTCAACGACATCGCGGACCGCTGGACCTTCGCCCGCGACGTCAGCCAGCGCGATCCGAACTGGAAGCTCGTCGCGACCGAATCCCTGGAATGA
- the mltA gene encoding murein transglycosylase A, translating to MIPAGRRRAVAAFAGGMALIAGASAFAAEASRPPPGAGPDCAVRLASLPGWRQDEPAFALEAFRRSCAKAVGSVSLLPACIAVARYGYTNRAARAFFARHFAAARIGAPGSGFLTGYYEPEIRGARAAEARFPTPLYRLPPDLVPLGSAVPRPAGFDPALKAAQRLADGTLVPYPDRAAIEAGALRGEGLEIVYVDPIEAFFAQVQGSVRVRLADGTVLRLGYAGKNGHPYVPIARLLIERGEIARADMTADRLRGWLAAHPDAAPALMNANPSYVFFRIVAGAKPAEGPIGTEGVPLTVGRSLAVDPAFTALGTPLWIDGTRPSAIGADRPLRRLVIAQDTGGAIKGAARGDLFVGTGDKAGRIAGRLKNPMTLYRLVPKGSVAECAP from the coding sequence ATGATCCCCGCAGGCCGGCGCCGTGCGGTCGCCGCTTTCGCGGGCGGCATGGCGCTCATCGCCGGTGCGTCCGCGTTCGCGGCCGAGGCGTCTCGGCCGCCGCCCGGCGCTGGGCCGGACTGTGCTGTGCGCCTCGCCTCGCTCCCTGGCTGGCGCCAGGACGAACCGGCGTTCGCCCTCGAAGCGTTCCGCCGCTCCTGTGCCAAGGCGGTCGGAAGCGTCAGCCTACTCCCCGCCTGTATCGCCGTGGCGCGCTACGGCTATACCAACCGGGCGGCGCGGGCCTTCTTTGCCCGCCATTTCGCGGCGGCGCGGATCGGCGCGCCGGGCTCGGGCTTCCTCACCGGATATTACGAGCCCGAGATTCGCGGCGCGCGCGCGGCAGAAGCGCGCTTCCCGACCCCGCTCTATCGGCTGCCGCCGGACCTCGTGCCGCTCGGCTCCGCGGTGCCGCGCCCGGCCGGGTTCGACCCGGCGCTCAAGGCGGCGCAGCGGCTGGCGGATGGGACCCTTGTGCCCTATCCGGACCGGGCCGCCATCGAGGCCGGCGCCCTGAGGGGCGAGGGCCTCGAGATCGTCTATGTCGATCCGATCGAGGCTTTCTTCGCCCAGGTGCAGGGGTCCGTTCGCGTCCGTCTCGCCGATGGCACCGTGCTCAGGCTCGGCTATGCCGGCAAGAACGGCCACCCCTATGTGCCGATCGCTCGGCTCCTGATCGAACGGGGCGAGATCGCGCGGGCGGACATGACCGCCGACCGCCTCCGCGGCTGGCTCGCCGCCCACCCGGACGCGGCGCCGGCCTTGATGAACGCCAACCCGTCCTACGTCTTCTTCCGCATCGTCGCGGGAGCGAAGCCCGCCGAAGGGCCGATCGGCACCGAAGGCGTGCCGCTGACCGTCGGGCGCAGCCTCGCCGTCGATCCCGCCTTCACCGCGCTCGGCACGCCGCTGTGGATCGACGGAACGCGCCCGTCGGCGATCGGCGCCGACCGTCCGCTGCGCCGGCTGGTGATCGCCCAGGACACCGGCGGGGCCATCAAGGGCGCGGCGCGCGGCGACCTCTTCGTCGGCACCGGCGACAAGGCCGGCCGGATCGCCGGCCGCCTCAAGAACCCGATGACCCTCTACCGCCTCGTGCCGAAAGGCAGCGTTGCGGAGTGCGCGCCGTGA
- a CDS encoding Smr/MutS family protein, translating to MQRLVRGTHAIDDRLDLHGLTQEAAKRRLMDFLHRAQADGLKTVLVITGKGALGTDRFEAGDFTAERGVLRRVVPEWLRMPGARGLVVGFSEAHAAHGGSGALYVRIRRPKTGR from the coding sequence GTGCAGCGCCTTGTGCGCGGCACCCATGCGATCGACGATCGCCTCGACCTGCACGGCCTCACCCAGGAGGCGGCGAAACGCCGGCTGATGGATTTCCTGCACCGCGCCCAGGCGGACGGGCTCAAGACGGTGCTCGTCATCACGGGGAAGGGCGCGCTCGGGACGGATCGCTTCGAGGCCGGCGATTTCACCGCCGAGCGCGGCGTGCTGCGGCGGGTCGTGCCGGAATGGCTGCGGATGCCCGGCGCCCGCGGTCTCGTCGTCGGCTTCTCGGAGGCGCACGCCGCCCACGGCGGATCCGGCGCGCTCTATGTTCGCATCCGCCGCCCCAAGACGGGCCGCTGA